CGTGCTGTTGATTCAGAAGATTTGAATAAAGCTTCATCCCTTTTAACGCTTCAACTAAATCCTCCAGTGCTATGTTGGGGTAACACCTCAGAATAACCTTGTTGCCGGGAGTCACGGGGCAAATTCCCGCAGAACGGTCATAGGTAAATGGATTTTTATGGTCCTTTAAAAGAAACACTCTGTCTAACTCTGCCTCCTGTTTTGCATGCGTCACACCGATTTGCTCTGCATACTCGTTAATATATGGGTGGCAGGCGGAATCTAAAAGAAAATGACAGGCAAACCCCATAAGGTAAGCCATCAAACCACCTTCCGGTCTCTTTTGATATTGGCTTCTGCATCTAATTAGAAACTCATCCGCATTTCTTTCATGAATTTTATGTCCCATACTGACAATTGGATTTGTATATAATGGATGATAAAAATAAAAAATATCCGGTCCCTGAAGCCCCGTCAGATAAAGCTTCTTCTCCTTGCGAATCACTTTTTTCAGATCACCTGAAAGATGCCGGTACACATCTTTTCCGAACCGGTCATGTGTATAAGTTGCAGGCATATAAGCACCTCCTATATATCCACTTTGATTTGAATCTCCTCTTCCGCTTCCGCTTTGAAATCCTCCAGCTTGACTGGGCTGATTACGGGAAGGTTATCTGTAGAATCCACGCCAAAGCTTCTTAAAAACTCTTCCGTCGTACCAAATAATATAGGGCGCCCCGGCGCATCCAGTCTGCCTAATTCCTGAACCAGATTATATTCTATTAGTTTATTCACCGCATGATCGCTCTTAACTCCGCGGATTTTCTCTATCTCTGCTTTTGTAACAGGCTGCTTATAAGCGATTATGGACAGTGTTTCCATCATAACGTCACTGAGTACCGCCTGCTTTGGCTGCAATGCCACATTGACCAGATAATCATAGTATTCCTTTTTTGTGCACATCTGATACACATCTTCCAGCTCTATAATTTTAATTCCCCGGTCTTCGGCTTCGTAATTCATCATCATCTGGTGTAATATCCGCTTTGTAGTATTTACATCACAGTTAATTGCCCTGGCAATTTTGTCCACCTCCACAGAATCACCCATGGAAAACAGGATAGCTTCGATTGCCGCTTCCAAATGTTTCACATCATTCGTATTCATCTTCAGCTTCCTCCGTATACGCTTCTACAGTGGCATCTTCGGCTTCCAACGACTCAATCTGAATATCCCCAAAAATCTCTTCCTGAGAAATCTGTATCTTTCCGGTTTTCATCAGTTCCAGAACAGCCAGAAATGTAACAATTATCTGGAATTTACTGCATTGCTGCTCCAGCAGATTTTTAAAACTGAACTTTCGGTTTTTAACCGCATACCGTTCTACGTATGTCATCTTTTCCGGTAAAGAAATCTCCTCTTTTTCTATCTGACCAAATTTACTTCGAATCGGGTCAATCTTATCTTCCTGCCTTTTCAGTATCGATTCAAAGATTTTATGCAGCTTGTCCAGTGTTATTCCGTTCAGAAGCTCCTGCGGGTCTACAGGTACCTTGTATTGCTTAACCTCTTTTGGCAGTGTCGGCTCCTTGTAGATGCTCCTGGATGCTTCAGCCATTCGGTCCCTGAGTTCATAGGACATGTACTTATACATCTTATATTCCAGAAGCTGACGGACAAGTTCATCCCTTGGATCCTCTTCCTCTCCATCCTCATTTATCTCCTTGGGAAGCAGCATCCTGCACTTGATATCAATTAATGTAGCCGCCATAACCATAAATTCACTGACTACATCCAAATCTTCATGATCCATCTGCTGTACATATTCCAGATATTGATCTGTGATCTCCACAATCGGAATATCGTAGATATCAATTTTATTCTTTTCAATCAGATGCATCAGTAAATCCAACGGCCCTTCAAAAACCGGCAGTTTCACAGGAATTCCCATGTCGCTTTTATTCCTTTCCGTCAATGACCAGACTGTACCTAAATTCTAACTTTTTCACACGAAATTTGCAAGTCATTTCCCGATAAATTGAATTTCAAGCGTCACCAGTTCTCTGGGGTTGAAAAATCTAAGCGGTATCGTATGTTCTCCAAGCCCGGCACTGACTATCATTGTTCTTCCATAAGCGTCGTCAAATCTTCCATGACAGTACTTATAAATCAAATTAAAATTGGGGCTGATTAATCCATAATGCTCTCCAAAGCGTATCACTCCGCCATGGCAGTGCCCCGATAATGCCAAATCTGCGCCCCAGTTTAAATATGTCTCTCTGTATTCCGGATTATGTGCCAATAATATATGATAATCATTCGGATCCGGCTGTCCGAATATCTGGTTCAGTTCAAAGACAGGCATATCTGCTTTGCTATAACGTTGATAGTACTTTTTGTCGGCTTCAAATCCGTGGATAGCCACGGGGATTCCCCGAACATTAATCCTGGCTGTCTGATTGATCAGATAATAAACACCGGCTTCCTTTATTGCCTCTGAAAATCGCTCATACATATCCCCATATATATCCGGGTAGATTCGAAGCCGGTACTCATGATTCCCATTGGCATAATATACAGGATATCTGCCGGCCACATTCTTTATAAAATCTATTGCAACATCCATAGGATAACCCGGTTTCCCTACCAAAGTATCGCCCCCAATTAGAACAGCATCCGGATTCTGCAGCTCTATAGCACGAATAAGCTCCTGATTCTTATTTCCTATAGACACATTGTGTAAATCGCTCACAAAAACGAACCGCAGGCGGGCAGCCTGAGGTTCGGTCGATAAACGTTTTGTCAATTGGTATGTTGTAGTCATAAACTTTTTTCTCATAACGATATCATACTATATTTATAGCCGGACTGCAACATTATTTACACAGCAAGTCCCTGGCGAGGCATCTGGAGAACCCTTCTGCCGTATCTCCATACATATGCCCCTCCTGATCTGCAAAATCATCGATGCCGCGGCTGTATCCTTCATCCTCCTTCAAATTATAATTGAGATAGATTAAGTCTTTATCCGCCAGATACCCTTTCAAATATTCATATGCCATCTTATAATTTTCGGGATAGAGGGCACAGGTTTCTTCCGGTACAGGTGTAACCACTACTGTGAGTTGAATCTTCTGCTCTTTACAGTAGTCATACAACTTTTCAAACCATTCCACATTTCTCGGATTCAGATTATCATCCTGCCAGAGATTCAGCGGATCCACAGGTGCCTTCTCTGTCTCCACACGGTTTCGCTTTATAAATCCGTCCTTTCTGCAGGTCTGCGCCGCACTATCAAAAGGAGCAAAAGAATGATTTTTGTATTCATCCGACTGCTTTCGCTTTATGATTTCTCCCATATTCTTTACCTGATTACGATAAAAATACCAGGGAAAGAAGGTTGATCGGAAATCCCCGTCCAGAAGCTTATCCTTCCAATAATAAAGTTTTAGTCCCGATACGGGGAACTCTTTTAGATATGAAATGTACTGACCATTTTGTCCGTCGCCTGTCACCCAGTAACCGGGATCCAGTTCATAAATCACACGTTTTATATCATGTACTCTGTCAGCCTCTTTTACAAGATAGTAAGAATCTATTGTGTATTCTCCACCCTGACAGGAGTTAAAAGTTTTTGTTCCCATGACTTCATCAAGAACCGCCGGATCAATTCCACATTTCCCATGCGATGTACCGACAATAAGCTGATTTACCTTGTCCGCCTCCATGTGATACATCTCGGCTTTCGAATATGTATAAGGATACAGTGCATAGTCCAGTGCTCCATTAATCAAAATCACCAGCATCAGAAAAACACCTGCTTTCAGTATCCGTCTAAAATTGCGCATAGATAAAACCTCCTGATGACAAGGGCATCTGACCCATGACACTCAAAGAAAACAGCAATGCCAGGTAGACTGCCATCTTAACAACCAAAGGCTTTTGGGACAAGGACTCCCTAATCTGTATCCCCCGCTCCTGAAGAATGCTGACAACAAACAAAACCATACAGCCAAATAACAGTATGGCCAGAATCAGTTTCGTGTAAGTATTTCCACCTGCAGTGGTTTGAATCCCGGTCAACATAGACCAGTCTGTTCTTGTAAGAGCATTCTTAAACATAGTAAGCGCCTGGCCCACTGTATCCGCACGGTCAAAGAACCAGCTGATGTTTACGAGAAGGAACGTCCTGAGTATCTGAAGCATCACAAACCAGGGTGCCTTGTCATCAATATGGAGTTTCTTTTTCCAGCTTCTGAATTGTCTGGTCAGTAACCCGCTTACGCCTATGATCAGACCATTATAAAGTCCATATGCAATGAATTTCCAGGCCGCACCATGCCAGATTCCCACCAACAGGAATACCACGATATTAGCGATACAGATAGGCAGTGTTCTGCCCAGCTGCTTTCCGAATTTCTTCTTCGCATACCTCCCAAACCTTCCCATAGCTTTGGACAGGGAAAATGGGTAGAATACATAGTCCTTCATCCATGTGCCGAGTGTGATATGCCACCTGTGCCAGAAATCTGTAATTGAACGCGCAAAATAAGGGCGCTTAAAGTTCTCGTCCATCTGAATTCCAAAAAGGTTTGCCACGCCCATAACCACATCCATACCCCCGGAAAAATCCCCGTAGAGCTGGACGGAATACAGCAATACACCGGCTATAGAAAGACCCTGATATGTTTGATAATCATCAAATATTGCATTTACAAAGAGTGCTGCATTGTCTGCCAGAACCATTTTCTTAAAAAACCCCCATAGCATCAGCTGACAGGCCCGCTCCATCCTGTTCCAGTCGAAACTATGGCCTTCATAAAGCTGACTGGCCATGCGGTTATAACGCCCAATTGGACCCTGCATGATTTGTGGAAAAAAAGATACAAACAAGGCGAAACGAAATGGATTTTTCTCCGCATGAAACCGTCCCCAGTAGACGTCCATCAGGTATCCCATGGACTGAAACGTATAAAAGGATATCCCAAGTGGCAGGAGGAAGTTTACAAATGGAAACTCTATTCCTGAAATATGATTGACGCTCGTTATAATCAGATTTGTATACTTCAATATTCCCAACATTCCGAAATTGAGAAATAATCCCAGAATCAGAATTCTCTTCCCTGCCTTTTTATTTTTCCTCTTCTTATCAATCAGACGGGCTGCGCCATAAGTGGTCGCCGTGGTAAACAGCAGAAACACCACCAGCTTTACACCGGATGCCATGTAATATATATAGCTGAAGAGAAGGAGCCATATCCATTGAAACTTCCTGGGAATCAGGTAATACCCGGCAACAGATGTCAGTAGAAACAGCAGAAATTTCACAGATGTAAGTGCCATACACTCTCTTTACTCCTCCTTTAGGCGCAAAACCATGGACCAGAGTGCTTTTGCCGAATTGAAATTCTCAGGAACAATCTCAGCAGGGGTCACAGATACACCGAATTCATCCTCCAGCTCTCCTACAATCGTCAATATTGCGAAGGAGTCCAAAAGTCCATCATCGATTAATGTTTCACAGCCTTCAAAGTCCACATCCGGTACAACATCTTCTAAAATCTCAAGTAATTTTTCCATAATAATTATTTTCCTCTCTCATTCCTGATATATATTGCTATCACCTTTTGACCCTGGAATCATAATTAAAAAAATTGGTCTCTATACGGTCTCTGGCCAGTCTAAGCCCCTTTGCCTCATCATAATATAAAACTTTTGGAAGATCCCTGCTTAAAAACAAAGCCATACATTCGGTAACAGAATATGCACCGGCATTTTCAAATACCAGGGTGTCTCCAACCGACGCATCATGCAGCGGAAGCTTCTTTACAATTATGTCATTGAGTGTACACAGGGATCCACAGATATTCCAGGCGGTATCTTTTTCAGTAACCGGCTGAAACACAGATTTCTTTATCTGGCGGTATGCAGGAATCTTCATTGCCATAGTCTGTCCAAAATAATTAACCTGATGAATACCACCATCCACGATGCAAAATCCCATATCATTATTTATCTTCTGATCCACAATGCTGGTCAGATATCTTCCACAGGAGGCAGCCAGATATCTACCCAACTCCAGATTTATCTTTTTTTCAAAATGTACTTTGGGCAATAAAGCAGCAAATTCCCTTAGCAGCTTAAATTCATCCGTCTTGGTATCCTTAGGAAAGTACTCAACATAAAGTCCCGGGCCAAATTCCAGCACTTCCGCTTCATATCCATACTTTTCCAGGTCACATATCAGACGGTCCATGTACATAAGCTCTTCTTCCAGTACCTCTATCC
The window above is part of the Novisyntrophococcus fermenticellae genome. Proteins encoded here:
- a CDS encoding zinc dependent phospholipase C family protein; translation: MPATYTHDRFGKDVYRHLSGDLKKVIRKEKKLYLTGLQGPDIFYFYHPLYTNPIVSMGHKIHERNADEFLIRCRSQYQKRPEGGLMAYLMGFACHFLLDSACHPYINEYAEQIGVTHAKQEAELDRVFLLKDHKNPFTYDRSAGICPVTPGNKVILRCYPNIALEDLVEALKGMKLYSNLLNQQHVLLRNGLLLGMKAMGVEVAISDQVLRKKVDPGAKSAVENLLLLYENTLDEAPDLLENLADYLSQGAKLSGRYHRNFC
- the scpB gene encoding SMC-Scp complex subunit ScpB — encoded protein: MNTNDVKHLEAAIEAILFSMGDSVEVDKIARAINCDVNTTKRILHQMMMNYEAEDRGIKIIELEDVYQMCTKKEYYDYLVNVALQPKQAVLSDVMMETLSIIAYKQPVTKAEIEKIRGVKSDHAVNKLIEYNLVQELGRLDAPGRPILFGTTEEFLRSFGVDSTDNLPVISPVKLEDFKAEAEEEIQIKVDI
- a CDS encoding segregation and condensation protein A, producing MGIPVKLPVFEGPLDLLMHLIEKNKIDIYDIPIVEITDQYLEYVQQMDHEDLDVVSEFMVMAATLIDIKCRMLLPKEINEDGEEEDPRDELVRQLLEYKMYKYMSYELRDRMAEASRSIYKEPTLPKEVKQYKVPVDPQELLNGITLDKLHKIFESILKRQEDKIDPIRSKFGQIEKEEISLPEKMTYVERYAVKNRKFSFKNLLEQQCSKFQIIVTFLAVLELMKTGKIQISQEEIFGDIQIESLEAEDATVEAYTEEAEDEYE
- a CDS encoding metallophosphoesterase, whose translation is MTTTYQLTKRLSTEPQAARLRFVFVSDLHNVSIGNKNQELIRAIELQNPDAVLIGGDTLVGKPGYPMDVAIDFIKNVAGRYPVYYANGNHEYRLRIYPDIYGDMYERFSEAIKEAGVYYLINQTARINVRGIPVAIHGFEADKKYYQRYSKADMPVFELNQIFGQPDPNDYHILLAHNPEYRETYLNWGADLALSGHCHGGVIRFGEHYGLISPNFNLIYKYCHGRFDDAYGRTMIVSAGLGEHTIPLRFFNPRELVTLEIQFIGK
- a CDS encoding MBOAT family O-acyltransferase yields the protein MALTSVKFLLFLLTSVAGYYLIPRKFQWIWLLLFSYIYYMASGVKLVVFLLFTTATTYGAARLIDKKRKNKKAGKRILILGLFLNFGMLGILKYTNLIITSVNHISGIEFPFVNFLLPLGISFYTFQSMGYLMDVYWGRFHAEKNPFRFALFVSFFPQIMQGPIGRYNRMASQLYEGHSFDWNRMERACQLMLWGFFKKMVLADNAALFVNAIFDDYQTYQGLSIAGVLLYSVQLYGDFSGGMDVVMGVANLFGIQMDENFKRPYFARSITDFWHRWHITLGTWMKDYVFYPFSLSKAMGRFGRYAKKKFGKQLGRTLPICIANIVVFLLVGIWHGAAWKFIAYGLYNGLIIGVSGLLTRQFRSWKKKLHIDDKAPWFVMLQILRTFLLVNISWFFDRADTVGQALTMFKNALTRTDWSMLTGIQTTAGGNTYTKLILAILLFGCMVLFVVSILQERGIQIRESLSQKPLVVKMAVYLALLFSLSVMGQMPLSSGGFIYAQF
- a CDS encoding acyl carrier protein, coding for MEKLLEILEDVVPDVDFEGCETLIDDGLLDSFAILTIVGELEDEFGVSVTPAEIVPENFNSAKALWSMVLRLKEE
- a CDS encoding diaminopimelate decarboxylase family protein codes for the protein MDVGIYQESVEKFGTPCYIFDLDRFRDRLKEVQKILGKRAQICYAMKANPFLVKAASEWVNDLEVCSPGEFAICERAGVPVKQVVLSGVNKEEKDIRYIAKQYGEQVTYTVESLLQLDNLQKAGKDFQRKLPVLLRVTSGNQFGLSEELIRRIIEKRSSYPALDFLGLQYFSGTQKKRIEVLEEELMYMDRLICDLEKYGYEAEVLEFGPGLYVEYFPKDTKTDEFKLLREFAALLPKVHFEKKINLELGRYLAASCGRYLTSIVDQKINNDMGFCIVDGGIHQVNYFGQTMAMKIPAYRQIKKSVFQPVTEKDTAWNICGSLCTLNDIIVKKLPLHDASVGDTLVFENAGAYSVTECMALFLSRDLPKVLYYDEAKGLRLARDRIETNFFNYDSRVKR